The Lentzea guizhouensis genome contains a region encoding:
- a CDS encoding SchA/CurD-like domain-containing protein — translation MNERPHGGHRGGFPAVTMTGGRTVDRYALTFPVRAGSEAVAADILFGCAHLPVCRPETGWALLERTSVFMAGRVVVRVVDITCPPSQAVRHLTGQPQILAVEQRLRPHLVHDCDVTDEASLRRFLATTVMRVASGNGRTGRLPRRAVLYESLPGHAGELARRLAGITVVSGGTTVFRRRDLVVHLTEADDESPPVPLVGLVTPFARLARPMTLVTDRSVGAVT, via the coding sequence ATGAACGAGCGGCCTCACGGTGGCCACCGTGGTGGCTTCCCGGCGGTCACGATGACCGGCGGTCGAACCGTGGACCGCTATGCGTTGACGTTCCCGGTGCGGGCCGGATCGGAGGCGGTTGCGGCCGACATCCTCTTCGGGTGCGCACACCTTCCGGTGTGCAGGCCGGAGACGGGATGGGCGCTGCTGGAACGCACGTCGGTCTTCATGGCAGGGCGTGTCGTGGTGCGGGTCGTGGACATCACCTGCCCTCCCTCGCAAGCCGTCCGGCACCTGACGGGGCAGCCCCAGATCCTGGCGGTGGAGCAGCGGCTGCGGCCGCACCTGGTCCACGACTGCGACGTGACCGACGAGGCGAGCCTCCGCCGTTTCCTGGCGACCACCGTGATGCGGGTGGCGTCCGGCAACGGCCGCACGGGTCGCCTGCCGCGCAGGGCCGTCCTGTACGAGTCGCTGCCAGGGCACGCCGGCGAACTGGCCCGGCGTCTCGCCGGCATCACCGTCGTCTCCGGCGGAACCACCGTGTTCCGGCGTCGCGATCTGGTGGTGCACCTGACCGAGGCGGACGACGAGTCACCCCCGGTGCCGCTGGTCGGCCTGGTCACGCCGTTCGCGCGGCTGGCACGGCCGATGACCCTGGTGACCGACCGTTCGGTGGGAGCAGTGACATGA